One Thunnus albacares chromosome 12, fThuAlb1.1, whole genome shotgun sequence genomic region harbors:
- the LOC122993736 gene encoding oxygen-regulated protein 1, with protein sequence MSNTPLQEPPAQGLSSGSGQTLPSRLLQPISDPSASKRVCFYKSGDNKFGGHRMVINARTFKTFDALLDALSKKVPLPFGVRTITTPRGIHLVKGLDDLHDGGSYVCSDQRRVKPLNLDEVNRRQVPWNTTRPISAGRRKRKGLQFGRRNEVINRPPKVNERVTVRTPKKLVVIKNRDPTVKRTIVLQRRTAPTFEALLDYLSQVLQFPVLKLYSADGRRIDGLAALILCNGVIVAAGSEPFRLTNYNFHSTGQMAQAMYMDTVESSMLQPQAQNNKSFSSGRGSRNFSLSSERYIVNQINNSRNGSRNSHLHHHRGSFETEVNQRHTSMESCGNARVEDEHHTCIVPQDDDIEKSFRVNQDGSMTVEMKVRLTIKEEEMLHWTTTLSRSSLTKRAVFASISESGNSSPDSNNAVAKDSSGVSEDEAKEENHPAVTGEGISFNNERVYEGYTSTALRKAKTSFKRAPTPGPRHVKKNASIESVKMVTQSGVQESTLGHYSYMERTADGEATEGYCMVRHTSSSSNRPVPKPRKTASAGASKKSSHSSIRSSGVAEVLQIQNNGMEVRETVMHIYESQGCYNNYFANEEYSADGVPLPGPSSAPDSKPSTDSGPRSSSNDCDIDFSWQPPTADSLQRLKEEMLSLSSEPVSPTQAIPNNLSSVSENETQRATNSQIASEKKKVIKTSRKQKSSPSTSNSDKKRKENIVSSSKNSKLSSTGKISSNASVGKKSLSSLESAKSSQKSKAAEKPELKKSIKDEKSPRKDSALSVSSENMKRTPLKKQTLNKAAAKDNGHNVNTPTGRPQMKKNMSDILQPKKSLLPGRQKMSKPKSMIENRILLPKKSLELSESVSMPSLNPSPSEIHQYVENWLEKVSPDQVPYMDEADESEPQAKVVFKIGGDSESEDKSDCQPNPEEYYPSPGDAIKKSVSCLSVPFSHEGPATALLHNDQKVRGLCVSMPSVRVEPAQYENRLRSHKSVETIGPVENISSSSTSNILSPKARIKPVLRQICSSIQCIRSIPDNSKTSNLEKSNSLPDFSSQVASVFGSSCKALLSFLSVMTLRDNLTGPAPSDGNGSRSSSEAMLMLESLQKISTIDNQEELRESLTDLESKASSHFRERWKDFQIQRERLESDPLSPKFSETEFALDVVSEGGDVFEDQHMGIDELMEELNMPQDLRAEISSTIQQARSFYPVEESTFVDTEKNHSDSEEDVEQFVQECKQLPDPESTCMAENITETKQGNDEDPSHAGEVDDLNEMQNMCYEQAKMMTESEQERDQVKETDLDVKESDVSQPERDEENERERKEEEDQIEEEVEEDREAVKDMKEIDDDGGGGETENEEREREDEAEEEALREDDEGQEAEGCGEVSVEKEEEGMEEEMTVDEVEKVVEETEDGFMDEEDEEARDYDNVAETDERDSVEEKEEEENWKDEDEEEVDEVDEEMKGEDLSKKNEDEEEVIEETDEEKEAENNIEEVEEEEEGEDVEEEGEEVIEERDEEEENIEGVEEEEEEEGKEEEAEEVIDERGEEVENIEGAEEEDEEEGEGKEDEAEVIVEWDDEVENIEEVEEEREGEDVEEEAEEVIEEKDEEVENIIDGVEEEEEEEEEGKEEEAEDVNEERDDEVEDIEEVEEEEEGEDVEEEGEDVNEERDDEVEDIEEVEEEEEGEDVEEEAEDVNEERDEVENIEEVEEEEEGEDLEEEAEEVIEERDDEEENIEEVEEEEEDVEEEAEEVTDERRKVENITEEVEEEDAEEVEEKDEEDKEETIEGKDEEVVVSEENEEEEEKEQEEEEEEEEEEGEVVVLETIEEIMIRDEEEEKAEFDKDIEEEEMREESDWSREELEKMSLEEESIEEKEVVEEIEFEEDMELGQMLGEEEREDDEESESNELNEGCDRESNEEEEEQNVRDDVDSIGDDTVCKSLLDEASYLRQHRSSCEEDQANYEEANTDIKEGHSTESPTKYSTEGQCEDDKGNGTDTVNEVETDEGGERHDERGGGLPHPVEISQELLDFVNSALQSSSLIFIYDDRGHIRIEPDNARVAQTNQVVGLIPKSNNDSSYGLKRLPSPSTSDLSDYRPETSESGGYKTQESVDLISESGEEASERPPPVYRHSVHRTERANVERAKSSNSKLSVASKSEVLQSSRLKSGGSFSSRDSGTKASREDLSYFSASAASSLKADAEAATEAAQCISFGSDKDSNDGVLIDKGRWLLKENHLIRKSPPISLGMYGNLDSTSIDTGQENTSEDVPPHYKIQNNPLAAISSSELEEMAKPPTPKCTYYNMPHGSDSDPFLDDVSLKSGKRDSSSIKGRGFRVSPTIDTSKTWANKNGSLSSFASVEFKLPDRKVHPEGESSVVTQARRTSSGGGAVLQSQDSLDTLHVRCGQYCPIL encoded by the exons ATGAGCAACACACCCCTCCAGGAACCACCTGCCCAGGGATTGTCCTCAGGCAGTGGGCAGACATTACCTTCCCGACTGTTACAGCCCATCTCTGATCCCTCGGCTTCTAAAAGAGTATGTTTCTACAAAAGCGGTGACAATAAATTCGGAGGGCATCGCATGGTCATCAATGCCCGCACCTTCAAGACATTTGATGCTCTACTAGACGCTCTGTCCAAAAAAGTGCCTCTGCCATTTGGAGTGAGGACCATCACCACACCTCGTGGGATCCACCTTGTTAAGGGTTTAGATGACTTACACGATGGGGGATCATATGTGTGTTCTGATCAGAGACGGGTTAAGCCACTAAACCTGGATGAAGTGAATCGACGGCAGGTACCGTGGAATACCACCAGACCCATCAGCGCAGGGCGACGAAAGCGCAAAGGACTCCAATTTGGGAGAAGGAATGAAGTCATCAACAGGCCACCAAAGGTCAATGAAAGGGTGACAGTAAGGACACCAAAGAAGCTTGTGGTCATCAAAAATAGGGATCCCACTGTTAAACGCACAATTGTGTTGCAGAGAAGAACAGCACCAACATTTGAAGCTTTGCTGGATTACCTCTCACAGGTCTTGCAGTTTCCAGTACTGAAACTCTACTCTGCAGATGGCAGAAGA ATTGATGGTCTCGCTGCACTTATCTTGTGCAATGGAGTCATTGTGGCAGCGGGCAGTGAGCCATTCAGATTAACCAACTACAATTTTCACAGCACGGGCCAGATGGCACAGGCAATGTACATGGATACTGTGGAATCATCTATGTTGCAGCCTCAAGCTC AGAACAACAAATCCTTCTCAAGTGGAAGAGGCTCAAGGAACTTCTCCTTATCATCAGAGCGATATATCGTCAACCAGATAAACAACTCTCGAAATGGAAGCAGGAACAGCCACCTACATCACCATCGCGGATCATTTGAAACAGAGGTCAACCAGCGTCACACATCCATGGAGAGCTGTGGAAATGCTAGGGTAGAAGATGAGCATCATACTTGCATTGTACCTCAGGATGACGACATTGAAAAGTCTTTCCGTGTGAATCAAGATGGCAGCATGACCGTAGAAATGAAAGTGCGTCTGACCATCAAGGAGGAGGAGATGCTCCACTGGACTACCACACTTAGCCGCTCCAGCCTTACTAAGAGGGCAGTTTTTGCCTCAATTTCTGAGTCAGGCAACAGTTCACCTGACTCAAACAATGCCGTTGCCAAAGACTCCTCTGGCGTCAGTGAAGATGAAGCTAAAGAGGAGAACCACCCCGCTGTAACTGGAGAGGGCATCAGCTTTAACAATGAGCGAGTATATGAGGGCTACACTTCTACAGCCTTGAGGAAAGCAAAAACAAGTTTCAAACGCGCTCCTACGCCAGGTCCTCGACATGTTAAGAAGAATGCGTCTATTGAGAGTGTGAAGATGGTGACACAGTCAGGGGTCCAAGAGAGCACCTTGGGCCATTATTCCTACATGGAGAGGACAGCTGATGGAGAAGCAACTGAGGGATACTGCATGGTGAgacacaccagcagcagcagcaaccggCCGGTCCCAAAGCCTCGGAAAACAGCATCTGCGGGGGCAAGCAAAAAAAGCTCCCACTCCTCAATCAGGTCATCAGGGGTAGCTGAAGTCCTTCAGATACAAAATAACGGAATGGAAGTTAGAGAGACTGTGATGCATATTTATGAGAGTCAAGGCTGCTACAACAACTACTTTGCAAATGAGGAATATAGCGCAGATGGCGTACCTTTGCCTGGTCCCTCTTCAGCGCCAGATAGCAAGCCGTCCACTGACTCAGGGCCTCGTTCATCCAGCAATGATTGTGATATCGATTTTAGCTGGCAGCCACCCACGGCTGACTCACTACAAAGACTGAAAGAGGAGATGCTATCGTTGTCATCAGAGCCAGTATCTCCAACACAAGCGATTCCCAACAATCTGTCTTCAGTATCTGAGAATGAAACCCAAAGGGCAACAAACTCTCAAATTGCAAGTGAGAAGAAAAAGGTGATAAAGACTTCAAGGAAGCAGAAGAGTTCACCTTCAACAAGTAACTCAGATAAGAAGCGGAAGGAAAATATAGTAAGCTCCTCAAAGAACAGCAAACTTTCATCCACTGGCAAGATCAGCAGCAATGCCAGCGTGGGAAAAAAGAGTCTGAGTTCATTAGAAAGTGCTAAAAGTAGTCAAAAGAGTAAAGCAGCAGAAAAGCCTGAATTGAAGAAATCAATTAAGGATGAAAAGTCACCCAGGAAGGACTCAGCTTTGTCAGTTAGCtctgaaaatatgaaaaggacCCCACTCAAGaagcaaacattaaataaaGCAGCTGCTAAGGATAATGGCCATAATGTAAATACTCCAACTGGAAGGCCtcaaatgaaaaagaacatGTCAGACATATTACAACCCAAAAAATCACTTTTACCGGGCAGACAGAAGATGAGCAAGCCCAAATCCATGATTGAAAACAGGATACTATTACCTAAAAAATCTTTAGAGTTGAGCGAGAGTGTTTCGATGCCTTCTCTCAATCCTTCACCCTCTGAAATCCACCAATATGTTGAGAACTGGTTAGAGAAAGTCAGCCCAGACCAAGTGCCATATATGGATGAGGCAGACGAATCAGAACCTCAGGCAAAGGTTGTGTTTAAGATAGGTGGTGATTCTGAATCGGAGGACAAGAGTGACTGCCAGCCTAATCCAGAAGAATATTATCCATCACCTGGTGATGCTATCAAGAAATCTGTTTCTTGTTTATCAGTTCCTTTTAGCCATGAAGGGCCAGCGACAGCTCTGCTTCACAATGATCAGAAAGTGAGAGGTTTATGTGTTTCAATGCCAAGTGTCAGAGTCGAACCTGCGCAGTACGAGAACAGACTGAGGTCACACAAATCTGTAGAGACCATTGGCCCAGTTGAGAATATATCATCTTCATCTACATCCAACATTTTAAGTCCAAAAGCAAGGATAAAGCCTGTCCTGCGGCAAATTTGTTCATCCATTCAGTGCATCAGATCAATACCTGACAACAGCAAGACATCGAATCTTGAGAAGTCCAACAGCCTTCCTGATTTCTCATCACAAGTGGCTTCAGTGTTTGGCTCGTCATGCAAAGCCCTCCTGTCATTCTTGTCAGTGATGACTCTGAGGGATAACCTAACAGGTCCTGCGCCAAGTGATGGTAACGGGTCGAGAAGCAGCTCTGAGGCCATGCTGATGTTGGAGTCCCTGCAGAAAATTTCCACCATCGACAACCAGGAAGAGCTGAGGGAAAGTCTGACGGACTTGGAAAGCAAAGCGTCTTCTCATTTCAGAGAACGCTGGAAGGATTTCCAGATTCAAAGGGAGAGGCTAGAAAGTGATCCTCTTTCTCCCAAATTTTCAGAAACAGAGTTTGCCCTAGATGTTGTATCCGAAGGGGGTGATGTATTTGAGGATCAGCACATGGGAATAGACGAGCTTATGGAGGAGCTGAACATGCCGCAAGACCTCAGAGCAGAGATTTCTTCAACAATCCAACAAGCTAGAAGTTTTTACCCTGTAGAGGAGAGCACTTTTGTAGATACTGAAAAAAACCACTCAGACTCAGAGGAAGATGTGGAACAATTTGTTCAAGAATGCAAACAGTTGCCAGATCCTGAAAGTACTTGCATGGCTGAGAACATAACTGAGACAAAACAGGGCAATGATGAAGACCCCTCACACGCTGGAGAGGTAGATGACTTAAACGAAATGCAAAACATGTGTTATGAACAGGCAAAGATGATGACTGAGTCAGAGCAAGAACGTGATCAAGTTAAGGAAACAGACCTTGATGTAAAGGAGTCAGATGTATCACAGCCAGAGAGAGACGAGGAAaatgagagggaaagaaaggaagaagaagaccaaattgaggaggaagtagaggaggATAGGGAGGCAGTGAAAGACATGAAAGAGAtagatgatgatggtggtggtggagagactgaaaatgaagaaagagaaagggaggacGAAGCAGAAGAGGAGGCACTGAGGGAAGATGATGAGGGACAGGAAGCAGAAGGGTGTGGAGAGGTATCTGttgagaaagaagaggaagggatGGAGGAAGAAATGACAGTCGATGAAGTTGAGAAGGTGGTTGAGGAGACAGAGGATGGATTCATggatgaggaagatgaggaagCAAGAGACTATGATAATGTTGCAGAGACTGATGAGAGAGATAGTGttgaggagaaagaagaggaggagaattggaaggatgaggatgaagaggaggtggaTGAGGTAGATGAGGAAATGAAAGGGGAGGATCTgagtaagaagaatgaagatgaagaagaggttATTGAGGAGACAGATGAGGAAAAGGAAGCAGAAAATAACAttgaagaggtggaggaggaggaagagggggaggatgTAGAGGAAGAAGGTGAGGAGGTTAttgaggagagggatgaagaagaagaaaatattgaaggagtggaggaggaggaagaggaggaaggtaaagaagaagaagctgaggAGGTTATTGACGAGAGGGGTGAAGAAGTAGAAAATATTgaaggagcagaggaggaggacgaggaagagggggagggtAAAGAAGATGAAGCTGAGGTTATTGTGGAGTGGGATGATGAAGTAGAAAATATTgaagaagtggaggaggagagagagggggaggatgTAGAGGAAGAGGCTGAGGAGGTTATTGAGGAGAAAGATGAAGAAGTAGAAAATATTATTGacggggtggaggaggaggaagaggaagaggaggagggtaaagaagaagaagctgaggATGTTAATGAGGAGAGGGATGATGAAGTAGAAGATATTgaagaagtggaggaggaggaagagggggaagatgtagaagaagaaggtgaGGATGTTAATGAGGAGAGGGATGATGAAGTAGAAGATATTgaagaagtggaggaggaggaagagggggaagatgtagaagaagaagctgaGGATGTTaatgaggagagggatgaagtaGAAAATATTgaagaagtggaggaggaggaagagggggaggatCTAGAGGAAGAGGCTGAGGAGGTTATTGAGGAAagagatgatgaagaagaaaatattgaagaagtggaagaagaggaagaggatgtaGAGGAAGAGGCTGAGGAGGTTACTGACGAGAGGCGTAAGGTAGAAAATATTactgaggaggtggaggaggaggatgcagaAGAAGTAGAGGAGAAGGATGAGGAAGATAAAGAGGAGACTATTGAGGGAAAAGATGAGGAAGTGGTGGTTAGTGAAgaaaatgaggaggaggaggagaaagaacaggaagaggaggaggaggaggaggaggaggaaggtgaggTTGTTGTGCTTGAAACTATAGAAGAAATCATGATcagagatgaggaagaggaaaaagcagAATTTGACAAGGAtatagaagaggaagaaatgcGAGAAGAGAGTGATTGGAGCAGGGAAGAGCTGGAGAAAATGAGTCTGGAAGAAGAATCAATAGAAGAGAAAGAAGTCGTAGAGGAAATTGAATTTGAAGAAGATATGGAATTAGGTCAGATGTTAGgtgaagaggagagggaagatgatgaagaaagtgaaagtaatgagttaaatgagggatgtgacaGAGAAtcaaatgaagaggaggaagaacaaAATGTTAGGGATGATGTAGACAGCATTGGTGATGATACGGTTTGTAAAAGCCTACTTGATGAGGCCTCATATTTGAGGCAGCACAGGAGTAGTTGTGAGGAGGATCAGGCAAACTATGAGGAAGCAAATACAGATATTAAGGAAGGACATAGCACCGAATCACCAACCAAATATTCTACTGAGGGTCAGTGTGAGGATGACAAAGGTAACGGAACAGACACAGTTAATGAAGTTGAAACAGATGAGGGAGGGGAGCGTCACGACGAAAGAGGCGGCGGCCTACCCCACCCAGTGGAGATATCACAGGAATTACTTGACTTTGTTAATTCTGCCCTCCAGTCTTCTTCACTCATATTCATTTATGACGATCGAGGTCACATCAGGATAGAGCCGGATAATGCTCGAGTTGCGCAAACAAACCAAGTTGTAGGCCTAATTCCCAAAAGCAACAATGATAGCTCGTACGGCTTAAAACGTCTACCGAGCCCGAGcacctcagatttatctgactACAGACCAGAAACGTCGGAAAGCGGTGGATATAAAACTCAGGAGTCTGTAGACCTTATTTCAGAGAGTGGTGAGGAGGCTTCAGAGAGACCTCCTCCAGTCTACAGACATTCAGTACACAGGACTGAGAGAGCAAATGTGGAGCGGGCTAAGTCCTCCAACTCTAAACTGTCCGTGGCAAGTAAGTCAGAAGTCTTGCAAAGTTCCCGATTAAAAAGTGGAGGGAGTTTCTCTTCCCGTGATTCGGGCACTAAAGCCTCAAGGGAAGATCTGTCTTATTTCAGCGCGAGCGCTGCAAGCTCATTAAAGGCTGATGCCGAAGCTGCTACAGAGGCCGCACAGTGCATTTCTTTTGGCTCAGACAAAGACTCAAACGATGGGGTCTTGATTGACAAAGGTAGATGGCTGCTCAAAGAGAACCACCTCATTAGAAAATCTCCTCCAATCTCACTGGGAATGTACGGTAATTTGGATAGTACGTCCATTGACACAGGCCAAGAAAACACTAGCGAGGATGTCCCGCCTCATTATAAAATCCAGAACAACCCCCTCGCAGCCATATCTTCATCAGAGCTTGAGGAAATGGCTAAACCTCCGACTCCAAAGTGCACCTACTACAACATGCCACATGGAAGCGATTCAGACCCCTTTCTGGACGACGTCAGTCTTAAAAGTGGGAAAAGAGATTCAAGCAGTATTAAAGGGAGAGGTTTCAGGGTATCACCTACTATTGACACATCCAAAACTTGGGCAAATAAAAATGGCagcctctcttcatttgcatcAGTTGAGTTTAAACTACCAGACAGAAAAGTGCATCCTGAGGGGGAGTCCTCGGTTGTTACACAGGCAAGAAGGACATCTAGTGGAGGAGGAGCTGTACTGCAATCACAAGACTCCCTGGATACACTGCATGTGAGATGTGGCCAATACTGTCCAATTTTATGA